One window from the genome of Acinetobacter lanii encodes:
- the acs gene encoding acetate--CoA ligase — protein sequence MNELYPVPEQFKKTARTNQDQYFERYQQSIQNPNAFWAEAAKKLDWMKPFTQVKNTNFDKDNYQVEWFADGQLNVSENCLDRHLKEHPHKPAIIWEGDHPSRHKIISFSELHDEVCRFANVLKKNGVSKGDRVVLYMPMVPEAAIAMLACTRIGAVHCVVFGGFSPDSLASRIEDSQAKIVITADSGMRGGKPIPLKENVDAALQLDGTDSVTNVIVVHRTGNPITMQENRDLWYHMEIMSVNDICPPEPMNAEDPLFILYTSGSTGKPKGVLHTTGGYLTFVNTSFREVFDLKQDDIFWCTADVGWITGHSYVLYGPLSNGTTTLMFEGVPQYPTWARTGHIVDKHNVTILYTAPTAIRAMMREGDAFIRESDRSSLRLLGSVGEPINPEAWNWYYTVVGENRCPIVDTWWQTETGGFMITPLPGATDLKPGSATRPFFGIQPALVDADGKEIEGEAEGNLVIKDSWPGQMRTIWGDPERFIEAYFSTYPGNYFTGDGARRDKDGYYWITGRVDDVLNVSGHRLGTAEIESALVAHEHVAEAAVIGIPHDIKGQGIAAYVTLQADTSESEELRKELVGWVRKVLGPVATPDAIYWAPALPKTRSGKIMRRILRKIAANELDSLGDTSTLADPQVVDQLIAEVQSQHPE from the coding sequence ATGAATGAACTGTATCCAGTTCCTGAACAATTCAAAAAAACAGCACGAACCAATCAAGACCAGTATTTTGAACGTTATCAGCAGTCAATCCAAAATCCTAATGCATTTTGGGCAGAGGCTGCGAAGAAACTCGACTGGATGAAGCCCTTTACCCAAGTCAAAAACACTAACTTTGACAAAGACAATTATCAGGTGGAATGGTTTGCCGATGGTCAGCTCAACGTCAGTGAAAATTGTTTAGATCGTCATCTCAAAGAGCATCCGCATAAACCGGCTATTATCTGGGAGGGTGATCATCCCTCTCGCCACAAAATCATTTCCTTTTCAGAGCTACATGATGAAGTCTGCCGTTTCGCCAATGTGTTAAAGAAAAATGGCGTGAGCAAAGGTGACCGTGTGGTGTTGTATATGCCAATGGTGCCTGAAGCCGCGATTGCGATGTTGGCATGTACCCGGATTGGCGCAGTGCATTGTGTGGTATTCGGGGGGTTCTCACCCGATTCACTAGCAAGTCGCATTGAGGACAGCCAAGCCAAAATTGTGATTACCGCAGACTCAGGCATGCGTGGTGGTAAGCCCATTCCACTCAAAGAAAATGTCGATGCGGCATTGCAACTCGACGGCACAGACTCGGTGACCAACGTGATTGTGGTACACCGCACCGGCAACCCGATTACCATGCAGGAGAATCGTGACCTGTGGTATCACATGGAAATCATGTCGGTGAATGACATCTGTCCGCCTGAACCAATGAATGCTGAAGATCCGTTATTTATTCTATATACCTCAGGCTCGACCGGAAAACCTAAAGGGGTATTGCATACCACAGGCGGTTATCTGACTTTTGTAAACACGTCTTTCCGTGAAGTGTTCGATTTAAAACAAGATGATATTTTCTGGTGTACTGCTGATGTGGGCTGGATCACGGGGCACTCTTATGTACTGTATGGACCACTGTCCAATGGAACAACCACACTAATGTTTGAAGGCGTGCCCCAATATCCAACATGGGCACGCACCGGACATATTGTCGATAAGCACAATGTCACTATTCTTTATACTGCACCGACTGCGATTCGCGCAATGATGCGTGAGGGTGATGCCTTTATTCGAGAAAGTGACCGTAGTAGTTTACGTTTATTGGGCTCAGTCGGTGAGCCGATTAACCCTGAAGCGTGGAATTGGTATTACACGGTGGTGGGTGAAAACCGTTGCCCAATTGTCGATACCTGGTGGCAAACCGAAACCGGTGGATTCATGATTACCCCATTACCCGGAGCAACCGATTTAAAACCGGGTTCAGCCACTCGTCCATTTTTCGGCATTCAGCCAGCATTGGTTGATGCAGATGGTAAAGAGATTGAAGGCGAAGCAGAAGGTAATTTGGTCATTAAAGACTCTTGGCCGGGTCAAATGCGCACCATTTGGGGCGATCCTGAACGCTTTATCGAGGCCTATTTTTCGACCTATCCGGGCAATTATTTTACGGGAGATGGCGCACGTCGTGATAAAGACGGCTACTACTGGATTACCGGACGCGTCGATGACGTCTTAAATGTGTCGGGACACCGTTTAGGTACAGCCGAAATTGAAAGTGCATTGGTGGCTCATGAGCATGTGGCGGAAGCAGCAGTGATTGGGATTCCACATGACATCAAAGGTCAAGGCATTGCCGCTTATGTCACCTTACAAGCAGACACTTCTGAATCTGAAGAACTGCGTAAAGAGCTAGTGGGTTGGGTACGTAAAGTGTTAGGACCTGTTGCCACTCCAGATGCGATTTATTGGGCACCTGCACTACCAAAAACCCGTTCAGGTAAGATCATGCGCCGTATCTTACGTAAGATTGCTGCTAATGAATTGGACAGTTTAGGCGATACGTCTACACTTGCCGATCCTCAAGTGGTCGATCAACTCATTGCGGAAGTTCAATCACAACATCCTGAATAG
- a CDS encoding putative porin has product MFKKIALATALIAGLGNAYAYQAEVGGTVAYVDPDHGDGSAGFALDGTYYFNPVQVKDSPLNEAAFLNRASNVNADVSYYDYDLFDLTTYNVGLEYFVPNSDFYVSGRIGQTFLDSDLRDNDTLQYSAEVGYLPVSGLLVAVGLLGYDNDYDDGVDPTIRAKYVTKVGSYDMNFEGGASFGDIDAYNVGADLYLDKTLSVGLGYRGSDLEGNDEDVFSIRAKKFFTQQVSLEGDIGFGDDANTYGLRAAYRF; this is encoded by the coding sequence ATGTTTAAGAAAATTGCACTTGCAACAGCGCTTATTGCTGGCCTAGGAAATGCTTATGCTTACCAAGCAGAAGTAGGTGGAACAGTTGCTTATGTTGATCCAGATCATGGTGATGGCTCTGCAGGTTTCGCATTAGATGGAACGTATTATTTTAATCCTGTCCAAGTGAAAGATTCACCACTGAATGAAGCTGCATTTTTAAACCGTGCAAGCAATGTGAATGCTGATGTCAGTTATTATGATTATGATCTATTCGATTTAACCACTTACAATGTGGGATTAGAATATTTCGTGCCGAATTCTGATTTTTATGTCAGTGGTAGAATTGGTCAAACTTTTTTAGATTCTGACTTACGTGATAACGATACCCTTCAATATTCTGCAGAAGTGGGTTATTTACCCGTTTCTGGCTTATTGGTCGCTGTTGGTCTGTTGGGCTATGACAATGATTATGATGACGGTGTTGATCCAACGATTCGTGCAAAATATGTCACCAAAGTGGGTTCATACGATATGAACTTCGAAGGTGGTGCAAGCTTCGGTGATATCGATGCTTATAATGTTGGCGCAGATCTTTACTTAGACAAAACGTTAAGTGTTGGTCTAGGTTATAGAGGTAGCGACTTAGAAGGCAACGATGAAGATGTTTTCTCGATTCGTGCCAAAAAATTCTTCACGCAACAAGTTAGCCTAGAAGGCGATATTGGTTTCGGTGATGATGCCAATACTTATGGTCTTCGTGCAGCGTATCGCTTCTAA
- a CDS encoding mechanosensitive ion channel family protein, producing MAEEQNTLNDVTQGTTQLLHEATEKTAQTVMAHTAKYNDAYKTIDKFVEAFWERLPYICIALVVFTLFYLLSKLFKFFVRKALADRSYTKQNLVLVLNRVGSSAIIFIGFLIAMVIAIPGFTPGQLMSALGIGSVAIGFAFKDIFQNLLSGILILLGEPFKIGDDIIVSGMEGTVEDIQIRATFLRSPDGRRIVIPNATVYTSPVTVNTAYQRRRCEFIVGIGYEDDVQKAKELVLDILDRDTTILSQPGFSVNVTALADFSVNLKVQWWVNTSEVVTSTSISTVQEKVIHSFADNNISIPYPVQEVKVYRGDASQEDESGRAKQST from the coding sequence GTGGCTGAAGAACAAAATACCCTAAATGATGTGACCCAAGGCACGACACAACTGTTACATGAAGCAACCGAAAAAACCGCTCAAACGGTGATGGCGCATACGGCAAAATACAACGATGCCTACAAAACCATTGATAAGTTTGTCGAAGCTTTTTGGGAGCGTTTACCGTATATCTGTATCGCTTTGGTGGTCTTTACCCTGTTCTATTTACTCTCCAAGCTGTTTAAATTCTTCGTGCGTAAAGCATTGGCAGATCGCAGCTATACCAAACAAAATTTGGTCTTGGTGTTAAATCGTGTGGGTAGCTCTGCGATTATTTTCATCGGCTTTTTGATTGCGATGGTGATTGCCATTCCAGGTTTCACCCCAGGTCAGCTGATGAGTGCTTTGGGGATTGGTTCGGTTGCCATTGGTTTTGCATTTAAAGACATTTTCCAAAACCTATTGTCAGGTATTTTAATTTTGCTCGGTGAACCGTTCAAAATTGGCGATGACATTATTGTGTCAGGTATGGAAGGCACAGTTGAAGACATTCAGATTCGTGCAACGTTCTTGCGCTCACCGGACGGTCGCCGTATCGTGATTCCCAATGCTACGGTATATACCAGTCCAGTGACGGTGAATACCGCTTATCAACGTCGTCGCTGTGAATTTATTGTCGGAATTGGCTATGAAGATGACGTGCAAAAAGCCAAAGAGTTGGTTTTGGATATTTTAGATCGCGATACCACGATTTTGAGTCAGCCGGGCTTTAGTGTGAATGTCACTGCCCTTGCTGATTTCTCGGTGAATTTAAAAGTACAGTGGTGGGTCAATACCTCTGAAGTGGTGACATCAACCTCGATCAGTACTGTTCAAGAAAAAGTGATCCATTCTTTTGCCGACAATAACATTTCAATTCCTTACCCAGTACAGGAAGTGAAAGTTTATCGTGGCGATGCATCCCAAGAAGATGAATCAGGTCGTGCTAAACAATCGACCTAA
- the prfB gene encoding peptide chain release factor 2 (programmed frameshift), translated as MEINPYLIQIKDLNDRGQTLRGYLDYDLKKERLEEVLRELEDPAIWNDQSRAQAMAKEKGELENVLNVLDGLAVQIEDAQAMLDLAVEADDESLLEDVQAELSSAEEELAKLEFRRMFSNPMDPNPCYVEIQAGSGGTEAQDWASMLLRMYLRWIERHGFKAELMEESDGDVAGIKSATIRVEGEYAYGWLRTESGVHRLVRKSPFDSGNRRHTSFSAVFVSPEIDDNIEIEINPADVRTDTYRASGAGGQHINKTDSAVRLTHAPTGIVVACQNQRSQHANRDHAWKQLRAKLYELEMQKRNDAAKALEDSKSDIGWGSQIRSYVLDDSRIKDLRTSVESSNTGAVLDGDLDKFIEASLKQGL; from the exons GTGGAAATTAATCCTTACCTCATTCAAATAAAAGACTTAAACGACCGTGGTCAAACACTACGGGGGTATCTT GACTACGATCTGAAAAAAGAGCGTTTAGAAGAAGTTCTACGTGAACTCGAAGATCCTGCAATTTGGAATGACCAAAGTCGTGCGCAAGCGATGGCCAAAGAAAAAGGCGAGCTTGAAAATGTTTTAAATGTGCTTGATGGTCTTGCTGTTCAGATTGAAGATGCGCAAGCGATGTTAGATTTGGCTGTAGAAGCTGATGATGAAAGCTTGCTTGAAGATGTACAAGCAGAACTGAGTTCAGCTGAAGAAGAATTGGCGAAACTTGAATTCCGTCGTATGTTCAGTAACCCGATGGATCCGAACCCATGTTATGTGGAAATTCAAGCGGGTTCTGGTGGTACTGAAGCACAAGATTGGGCGTCAATGTTACTGCGTATGTACTTGCGTTGGATTGAACGTCATGGCTTTAAAGCAGAATTGATGGAAGAATCGGATGGTGATGTAGCGGGGATTAAATCTGCGACCATTCGTGTTGAAGGTGAGTATGCTTATGGCTGGCTACGTACTGAATCAGGTGTGCATCGTCTAGTACGTAAGTCACCATTTGACTCAGGTAACCGCCGTCATACCTCATTCTCAGCAGTATTTGTTTCTCCTGAAATTGATGACAATATTGAGATTGAAATTAATCCTGCCGATGTACGTACCGATACCTATCGTGCCTCAGGTGCCGGTGGTCAGCACATTAACAAAACCGATTCTGCGGTGCGTTTAACGCATGCGCCGACAGGGATTGTGGTGGCGTGTCAGAACCAGCGTTCACAACATGCCAACCGTGACCATGCATGGAAACAGTTACGTGCCAAATTGTACGAATTGGAAATGCAGAAACGTAATGATGCAGCCAAAGCCCTTGAAGACTCGAAGTCAGATATCGGCTGGGGCAGTCAGATTCGCTCTTATGTGTTAGATGACTCACGGATTAAAGACTTACGTACCAGTGTTGAAAGTTCCAACACAGGCGCAGTTTTAGATGGTGATTTGGATAAATTTATTGAAGCGAGTCTAAAACAAGGTCTTTAA
- a CDS encoding 16S rRNA (uracil(1498)-N(3))-methyltransferase, with protein MNIVLLDPRQTQSEIWSISSKRQIEHLITHVNVQVGDTLKVGVREGKRYLTEIVEITAQAIRVKALNEEVVPQKLPVTLIVAMPRPKVLRRLIMDSVTLGVEKIILLHSYRVDKSYWQSPFLQQLDQYVTLGLEQAGDTIAPQIEIYKRFKPFVEDVLPTLISSQTPAYVAHPYARVAMPFAIEHPCTMVIGPEGGFIPYEIELLEKNGCQAVSLGNRILRTETVISYVLGRLFSTT; from the coding sequence ATGAATATTGTCTTACTTGACCCACGCCAAACCCAATCTGAAATTTGGTCCATTAGCTCCAAACGTCAAATCGAACATTTGATCACGCATGTGAATGTCCAAGTCGGTGATACCTTAAAAGTTGGAGTGCGTGAAGGAAAACGCTATTTAACAGAAATAGTGGAAATCACAGCGCAAGCTATTCGAGTCAAAGCTTTAAATGAAGAAGTGGTTCCTCAGAAGTTGCCCGTAACCCTGATTGTCGCGATGCCAAGACCCAAAGTGTTACGCCGTTTAATCATGGACAGTGTGACTTTAGGGGTTGAGAAAATTATTTTATTGCACAGTTATCGGGTGGATAAAAGCTATTGGCAAAGTCCTTTTCTACAGCAACTCGATCAATATGTGACTTTGGGTTTAGAGCAGGCAGGCGATACCATTGCCCCTCAAATTGAAATTTATAAACGCTTTAAACCCTTTGTGGAAGATGTCCTACCCACGCTGATTTCATCACAGACACCGGCTTATGTTGCACATCCTTATGCACGTGTAGCCATGCCTTTTGCAATCGAACATCCATGCACGATGGTGATAGGCCCTGAGGGCGGATTTATTCCCTATGAAATTGAACTGCTCGAAAAAAACGGCTGCCAAGCTGTGAGCTTAGGCAACCGTATTTTAAGAACCGAAACTGTGATCAGTTATGTCTTAGGTCGATTGTTTAGCACGACCTGA
- a CDS encoding ArsR/SmtB family transcription factor, whose translation MDTEAIYKALSNPIRRQILQCLKHPEQMIPKGECEQDFSRGVCAGQIEKIADVSQSTMSNHLSVLQQAGLVTVTKHGQWCYFARNEAQIQNFLAHIQHAL comes from the coding sequence ATGGACACCGAAGCAATTTATAAAGCCTTATCCAATCCGATTAGAAGACAAATTTTGCAATGTCTGAAACATCCTGAGCAGATGATCCCCAAAGGAGAATGCGAGCAGGATTTTAGTCGTGGGGTGTGTGCAGGGCAAATTGAAAAAATTGCCGATGTGTCTCAATCGACTATGTCCAATCATCTGTCGGTATTACAGCAGGCGGGGTTGGTGACCGTGACCAAACATGGTCAATGGTGTTATTTCGCACGTAATGAAGCACAGATTCAGAATTTTTTAGCCCATATACAGCATGCTTTATAA
- the recJ gene encoding single-stranded-DNA-specific exonuclease RecJ, giving the protein MQNIRIQQRPFLSNPEQFQGLSPLLANILARRGVQSEQELELKLKHLLAPKMKGLEQAIQIIDTALDQHQKIVIVGDYDADGATSTALMVLALREMGADVEYLVPDRFKYGYGLTPAIADLAFVTFTPDVLITVDNGISSHEGVAQAQAHGMQVIVTDHHLTTKETPHAEAVVNPNQLGCGFPSKALAGVGVAFYVLANLASFRAKQGKSSIKMSQYLDLVALGTYADVASLDYNNRILVDSGVKRIQSSQCRAGIIALLDVAGRDPAQLKAQDLGFVIGPRINAAGRMETMDIGIECLLAEDMQTAYALARQLNDLNLERRHVEAEMKQDALKAMQDLDLDENHLPPAIIMFEEHWHQGVIGIVAGRLKEQFHRPAIVFAADQDGVHIKGSARSIEGIHIRDSIEKVAEQYPHLVSFFGGHAAAAGLTIRREHFAEFKQVFENLIAETDDAIFQACLWTDGELKAEDFQVSTVKQIEDLGPWGQKFPHPVFEGIFKVVEHRWLKEVHLKLKLMLDNGQVVEAIAFNALDKFDYDPQQAKVRLVYELDQNEYKGNVSVQLRVIHLEH; this is encoded by the coding sequence ATGCAAAATATACGCATACAACAACGACCATTTCTTTCCAACCCTGAGCAATTTCAGGGTTTGTCGCCTTTATTGGCCAACATTTTAGCGCGCCGTGGCGTACAGTCAGAACAAGAACTTGAACTCAAACTCAAGCATTTACTTGCTCCTAAAATGAAAGGTTTAGAACAAGCCATTCAGATTATAGACACCGCCCTTGATCAGCATCAAAAAATTGTCATTGTCGGGGATTATGATGCGGATGGTGCAACCAGTACCGCACTGATGGTTCTGGCACTTCGGGAGATGGGAGCAGATGTTGAATATTTGGTACCTGACCGTTTTAAATATGGTTATGGCTTAACCCCCGCCATTGCTGATTTGGCTTTTGTGACCTTTACTCCGGACGTATTGATTACCGTCGACAATGGTATTTCGAGTCATGAAGGGGTGGCCCAAGCACAAGCGCACGGGATGCAAGTCATCGTGACAGACCATCATTTGACCACCAAAGAAACACCACATGCTGAAGCGGTGGTGAATCCGAATCAATTGGGCTGTGGATTTCCAAGTAAAGCCTTAGCCGGGGTGGGTGTAGCATTTTATGTCTTGGCCAATTTAGCCAGCTTTCGTGCTAAACAGGGGAAATCCAGTATCAAGATGAGCCAATACTTAGATTTGGTGGCTTTAGGTACTTATGCTGATGTGGCAAGCCTCGATTATAACAATCGCATACTGGTCGACTCAGGTGTGAAACGCATTCAAAGCAGTCAATGTCGAGCAGGAATAATTGCACTCCTTGATGTGGCGGGACGTGATCCAGCACAGCTCAAAGCACAAGATTTAGGTTTTGTGATTGGACCACGGATTAATGCCGCAGGTCGTATGGAAACCATGGACATTGGGATTGAATGTCTATTGGCCGAAGACATGCAAACCGCCTATGCTTTAGCACGACAACTGAATGACTTAAATCTTGAACGTCGTCATGTTGAAGCTGAAATGAAGCAAGATGCGCTCAAGGCAATGCAAGATCTTGATTTGGATGAAAATCATTTACCTCCGGCCATTATTATGTTTGAGGAACATTGGCATCAAGGCGTAATTGGCATTGTCGCAGGGCGCTTAAAAGAACAATTCCATCGCCCCGCAATCGTGTTTGCTGCCGATCAAGATGGGGTTCATATTAAAGGTTCAGCACGTTCGATTGAAGGTATTCATATTCGAGACAGTATTGAAAAGGTCGCAGAGCAGTATCCGCATTTGGTGAGCTTTTTTGGCGGGCATGCAGCAGCGGCAGGCTTAACCATTCGACGGGAACATTTTGCAGAATTCAAACAGGTGTTTGAGAATTTGATTGCTGAAACTGATGATGCGATTTTTCAAGCCTGTTTATGGACGGATGGTGAACTGAAAGCAGAGGATTTTCAGGTCTCAACAGTAAAACAGATTGAAGACTTGGGTCCATGGGGACAAAAATTTCCACATCCTGTATTTGAGGGTATCTTTAAGGTGGTTGAGCATCGATGGCTCAAGGAGGTTCATCTGAAACTGAAACTGATGTTGGACAATGGTCAAGTGGTTGAGGCAATTGCGTTTAATGCGCTGGATAAATTTGATTATGATCCGCAGCAAGCCAAGGTTCGCTTAGTCTATGAGCTCGATCAAAATGAATATAAGGGCAATGTCAGTGTTCAGCTTCGAGTCATACATTTAGAGCATTAA
- a CDS encoding alkene reductase yields MTDFSSPIQFGELKLKNRVVMAPLTRSRATQDRVPTPMMVEYYAQRASAGLIIAEATVISEEANGYEYTPGLFTDAQVEGWKPITQAVHDQGGLIVSQLWHVGRVSHPDLLNGETPVSASAVKQAGYVSLLRPKREFVEPRPLEIAEIHAITEQYKQAAIRAKAAGFDGVELHAANGYLIDQFLQTKTNLRDDIYGGCVENRARFLLEVVDALIEVWGAGRVGVHLAPRGDEHDMGDVNPRETFGYVLEQLGKRQIAFFFTREYLAEDSISAEMKARSNGVPYIANMRLTREDALDLLSSGQADAVAFGKAYIANPDLYERLVQDAPLNELRFENMIGSQVAEGYTDYPFLADRLIEA; encoded by the coding sequence ATGACTGATTTTTCAAGCCCAATCCAATTCGGTGAACTCAAACTGAAAAACCGTGTGGTGATGGCACCTTTAACCCGGAGCCGTGCGACTCAAGACCGTGTACCGACCCCGATGATGGTTGAATATTATGCACAACGTGCCAGTGCAGGGTTGATTATTGCTGAAGCGACGGTGATTTCAGAAGAAGCCAATGGCTATGAATATACTCCTGGCTTATTTACTGATGCACAAGTAGAAGGCTGGAAACCGATTACTCAGGCTGTGCATGACCAAGGTGGTTTGATCGTATCGCAGTTATGGCATGTGGGGCGTGTATCGCATCCAGATTTATTAAACGGTGAAACACCTGTATCTGCGAGTGCTGTTAAACAAGCAGGGTATGTAAGTTTGTTGCGTCCAAAAAGAGAATTTGTTGAGCCACGTCCACTCGAAATTGCTGAAATTCATGCCATTACCGAACAATACAAACAAGCGGCGATTCGTGCTAAAGCTGCCGGTTTTGATGGGGTGGAACTGCATGCTGCCAATGGTTATTTGATTGATCAATTCTTACAGACCAAGACCAATTTACGTGATGATATTTACGGCGGTTGTGTAGAAAACCGCGCGCGTTTCTTGCTTGAAGTGGTGGACGCACTGATTGAAGTGTGGGGTGCAGGTCGAGTCGGTGTGCATTTAGCACCTCGTGGCGATGAGCATGATATGGGCGATGTGAATCCACGTGAAACATTTGGTTATGTGTTAGAACAATTGGGTAAACGTCAAATTGCGTTCTTCTTTACTCGTGAATATTTGGCTGAAGACAGTATTTCAGCAGAGATGAAAGCACGTTCAAATGGCGTGCCGTATATTGCCAATATGCGTTTAACTCGTGAAGATGCGCTGGATTTATTGTCTTCAGGTCAAGCTGATGCAGTGGCCTTTGGTAAAGCCTATATTGCCAATCCAGACTTATATGAACGTTTGGTGCAAGATGCGCCGCTGAATGAACTTCGCTTTGAAAATATGATTGGCAGTCAAGTGGCAGAAGGCTATACCGATTATCCATTTTTAGCGGATCGCTTAATCGAAGCTTAA
- a CDS encoding putative porin: MNKFIIASALFSTLAMSSGTVFAHAYHAEVEASTGFDHSEHGHSGSELGVHGTYFFKRVDIHDVPLAETAYLDRASSISAHAHYADHGNTEDDTYGAELKVYTPNNFYFAVGANQSRETWREQGIKNDLNTTYYDAEVGVSPIQGLLVAAGVKGYENDHENGVSPTLRAKYVREIAGKYVNLEAETSFGDLQEFSVSSDFYINHTFSVGADFHRNDVEDLSEVGIKTRKFLNSQFSLEGRVGFGEEHDQNYTSFDLAARYHF; encoded by the coding sequence ATGAACAAATTCATCATTGCATCTGCTTTATTTTCTACACTTGCGATGAGTTCTGGGACTGTCTTTGCCCATGCCTATCATGCTGAAGTCGAAGCAAGCACCGGTTTTGATCATAGTGAGCATGGTCATTCTGGCAGTGAATTGGGTGTGCACGGGACTTACTTTTTCAAACGTGTCGATATTCATGATGTGCCACTGGCAGAAACTGCATATTTAGATCGTGCTAGCAGTATCAGCGCACATGCCCACTATGCAGATCATGGTAATACTGAAGATGACACCTATGGTGCTGAATTGAAAGTCTACACACCAAACAACTTCTACTTTGCTGTCGGTGCAAATCAATCCCGTGAAACTTGGCGTGAACAAGGCATAAAAAATGATTTAAACACCACCTATTATGATGCTGAAGTGGGTGTATCCCCTATCCAAGGTTTACTCGTTGCCGCTGGGGTAAAAGGCTATGAGAATGATCATGAAAATGGTGTAAGTCCTACTTTACGTGCTAAATATGTACGTGAAATTGCAGGAAAATATGTCAATTTAGAAGCTGAAACATCCTTCGGTGATCTTCAAGAATTCAGCGTGTCTTCTGATTTTTACATCAATCATACATTCAGTGTAGGTGCAGATTTTCATCGTAATGATGTGGAAGATCTCTCTGAAGTCGGGATTAAAACACGCAAGTTCTTAAATAGCCAATTTAGCCTTGAAGGCCGTGTGGGCTTTGGTGAAGAACATGATCAGAATTATACGAGTTTCGATTTAGCTGCCCGTTATCACTTCTAA
- a CDS encoding 3-deoxy-D-manno-octulosonic acid transferase, whose protein sequence is MTTPLWYNAALALIKPLYQWRIKKRASDAEQLQQESLERFGPFQTPKNLHSIWFHVVSVGETNAAQPLIEHYLKLGHPVLVTNTTKTGQARAKSLFLKAPYEALFQAVYLPADQKKLIKTFFAKYQPKMLVLVETELWPNLIAQAQQSQVPCVLVNARLSEKSAKGYGKVPSLTRAMLQGLKQLLAQDQASLDRFVALGAHPQQSQVVGSIKFDINAPQNFLDQAQQLKLDWQLQHRKIITLASTHAPEEQSLVNALKAYLLQDPKVVVIVVPRHPERFDAVYHTMQDLGLKIQRRSLGQSIEADTQVYLADSMGEMWLWYALSQVCFVGGSLNQPGGGHNILEPIALNVPTVVGPNYFNFQTIVDEFLDAHAVAVGANAEQVAEQLIQYVQQPELAKVMAEHAQLIMQKNAGSLETHIGVLDQYLTP, encoded by the coding sequence TTGACAACTCCATTGTGGTACAACGCTGCTTTAGCACTGATTAAACCCTTATACCAATGGCGTATCAAAAAGCGTGCCAGTGATGCTGAGCAATTGCAGCAAGAAAGCCTTGAGCGTTTTGGTCCTTTCCAAACCCCGAAAAATCTTCACAGTATTTGGTTTCATGTGGTGTCAGTGGGTGAAACCAATGCAGCGCAACCGCTGATTGAGCATTATTTAAAATTGGGTCATCCAGTTTTGGTCACCAATACCACCAAAACAGGTCAGGCCAGAGCCAAATCATTATTTTTAAAAGCGCCTTATGAAGCGTTGTTTCAAGCCGTCTATTTGCCTGCTGATCAAAAAAAATTAATCAAAACCTTTTTCGCCAAGTATCAACCGAAAATGTTGGTGTTGGTCGAAACTGAATTGTGGCCGAATTTGATTGCACAGGCGCAGCAATCTCAAGTGCCTTGTGTGTTGGTCAATGCACGGCTTTCCGAAAAATCAGCCAAAGGCTATGGCAAAGTGCCAAGTCTCACCCGAGCTATGCTTCAAGGCTTAAAACAATTGTTGGCACAAGATCAAGCCTCATTGGATCGCTTTGTGGCATTGGGTGCCCATCCTCAGCAGAGTCAGGTGGTGGGGAGTATCAAATTTGATATTAATGCTCCGCAAAACTTCCTTGATCAAGCCCAGCAATTAAAATTGGATTGGCAGTTACAACATCGAAAGATCATCACCTTGGCGAGTACCCATGCGCCTGAAGAACAAAGCTTGGTTAACGCCTTAAAAGCGTATCTGCTTCAAGATCCAAAAGTTGTGGTGATTGTGGTGCCACGTCATCCTGAACGCTTTGATGCTGTCTATCACACCATGCAAGACTTAGGTTTAAAGATCCAGCGCCGTAGTTTGGGGCAAAGCATCGAAGCAGATACCCAAGTGTATTTGGCAGATTCGATGGGTGAAATGTGGTTGTGGTATGCCTTGAGTCAAGTGTGTTTTGTCGGTGGCTCGTTGAATCAGCCCGGTGGTGGACACAATATTTTAGAGCCCATTGCATTAAATGTGCCGACGGTGGTTGGTCCAAATTATTTTAATTTCCAGACCATTGTCGATGAGTTCCTCGATGCCCATGCAGTAGCGGTAGGTGCCAATGCTGAACAGGTGGCGGAGCAGTTAATCCAATATGTGCAACAGCCTGAGTTAGCAAAGGTGATGGCTGAACATGCGCAGTTGATCATGCAAAAAAATGCTGGCTCTTTAGAGACGCATATAGGTGTACTCGATCAGTATTTAACGCCATAA